In one window of Chelmon rostratus isolate fCheRos1 chromosome 19, fCheRos1.pri, whole genome shotgun sequence DNA:
- the add1 gene encoding alpha-adducin isoform X7, whose product MNGESGAGVVTAPPPTTAPHKERYFDRVDESSPEYQRERNMAPDLRQDFNMMEQRKRVSMILQSPAFCDELETMIQDQLKKGKTPTSLLALQQIADFMTTSMPSMYPAAPQGGMAALNMSLGMVTPVNDLRGSDSISYEKGEKLLRCKLAAFYRLADLFGWSELIYNHLTVRVNSDQERFLIVPFGLLYSEVTASSLVKINLQSEIVDRGSTNLGVNQAGFTLHSAIYASRPDVKCIVHVHTPAGAAVSAMKCGLLPISPEALSLGEVAYHDYHGILVDEEETTLIQRNLGPNSKVLILRNHGLVSVGETVEEAFYYIHNLVTACEIQVRTLASAGGPDNLVMLDPGKYKARPRVPEPAGDGSSSHPKWQVGEQEFEALMRMLDNLGYRTGYPYRCPALRDKAKKYSDVEIASSAHGGYSYGEDSDSGARSPLKHSFQRGQRDKNRWLNAGGRPDEPYEDGPDGSSPKSKPKWTKEDGLRQAAAVNQFIPMNTNPKEVLEMRNKIREQNLQDIKTAGPQSQVLCAGTVVERSFNQGELVTASKAIIEKEYQPKVIVSKQGPNPFTKLTDQELEEYRKEVEQKQKGSEDPEELVEPEEEPKGQKPTTTPPSTPVRAEEDESFTRVQMSQGTALVKISLFK is encoded by the exons ATGAACGGCGAGTCAGGTGCCGGGGTGGTGACGGCCCCCCCTCCCACCACAGCCCCCCACAAGGAGAGATACTTCGACCGGGTGGATGAGAGCAGTCCGGAGTaccagagggagagaaacatgGCACCCGACCTGCGGCAGGACTTCAACAtgatggagcagaggaagagggtcTCCATGATACTACAGAGCCCG GCATTCTGCGATGAGCTGGAGACAATGATCCAGGATCAGCTGAAGAAGGGGAAGACGCCCACTAGCCTGTTGGCTCTGCAGCAGATCGCAGACTTCATGACCACCAGCATGCCTTCCATGTATCCCGCTGCACCACAAGGAGGCATGGCGGCGCTCAACATGA gtttgGGTATGGTGACTCCAGTGAATGATCTGCGTGGCTCAGACTCTATTTCCTACGAGAAAGGCGAGAAGCTGCTTCGTTGCAAGCTGGCTGCCTTTTATCGGCTCGCTGATTTGTTCGGCTGGTCGGAGCTCATCTACAACCACCTCACA GTCAGGGTGAACTCAGACCAGGAGCGCTTCCTCATCGTCCCTTTTGGGCTCCTGTACAGTGAAGTCACTGCCTCCAGTCTG GTGAAGATAAACCTTCAGAGTGAGATAGTGGACCGGGGCAGCACCAATCTCGGGGTCAACCAGGCTGGCTTCACCCTCCACTCTGCCATCTACGCCTCACGGCCCGATGTCAAGTGTATTGTTCATGTACACACACCCGCGGGTGCTGCG gtgtcAGCCATGAAATGCGGCCTGTTGCCCATCTCACCTGAAGCGCTGTCCCTGGGTGAGGTGGCCTATCATGACTACCACGGCATACTGGTGGATGAGGAAGAAACTACTCTCATACAGAGGAACCTTGGGCCTAACAGCAAG GTGTTGATCCTGAGGAACCATGGCTTGGTGTCTGTAGGCGAAACAGTGGAGGAAGCTTTCTATTACATCCACAATCTGGTCACTGCCTGTGAGATCCAG GTGCGAACACTGGCCAGCGCTGGAGGGCCCGATAACCTAGTGATGCTGGATCCGGGGAAATACAAGGCACGCCCACGGGTCCCGGAGCCAGCTGGTGACGGGTCCTCTTCACACCCCAAGTGGCAAGTCGGGGAGCAGGAGTTTGAGGCTCTCATGAGAATGCTCGACAACTTG GGCTACAGGACGGGCTACCCTTACCGCTGCCCGGCATTGCGAGACAAAGCTAAAAAGTACAGTGATGTGGAGATCGCTTCCTCTGCCCACGGTGGTTACTCATACGGCGAGGACAGTGACTCAGGCGCTCGCTCCCCGCTGAAACACAGCTTCCAGCGCGGCCAGCGCGACAAGAACCGCTGGCTTAATGCCGGCGGCCGGCCCGACGAGCCCTACGAGGACGGGCCCGACGGCAGCAGCCCCAAGTCGAAGCCTAAG TGGACAAAGGAAGACGGGCTCCGCCAGGCTGCCGCAGTCAATCAGTTCATCCCAATGAACACAAACCCAAAAGAAGTCCTGGAAATGAGGAATAAG ATCCGTGAGCAGAACCTGCAGGACATAAAGACAGCGGGGCCCCAGTCTCAGGTTTTGTGTGCTGGCACCGTGGTGGAACGCTCCTTTAACCAG GGGGAGCTAGTGACCGCGTCCAAAGCCATCATCGAAAAGGAGTACCAGCCCAAGGTTATTGTCAGCAAGCAGGGTCCAAACCCCTTCACCAAGCTCACCGACCAGGAGCTGGAGGAATACCGCAAGGAGgtggagcagaaacagaaagggTCTGAAG ACCCAGAGGAGCTAGTAGAGCCCGAGGAGGAGCCCAAAGGCCAGAAACCCACCACCACGCCACCCAGCACCCcagtcagagcagaggaag atgAGTCCTTTACCAG GGTGCAAATGAGCCAGGGAACTGCACTCGTTAAGATTTCCCTGTTTAAATGA
- the add1 gene encoding alpha-adducin isoform X2 translates to MNGESGAGVVTAPPPTTAPHKERYFDRVDESSPEYQRERNMAPDLRQDFNMMEQRKRVSMILQSPAFCDELETMIQDQLKKGKTPTSLLALQQIADFMTTSMPSMYPAAPQGGMAALNMSLGMVTPVNDLRGSDSISYEKGEKLLRCKLAAFYRLADLFGWSELIYNHLTVRVNSDQERFLIVPFGLLYSEVTASSLVKINLQSEIVDRGSTNLGVNQAGFTLHSAIYASRPDVKCIVHVHTPAGAAVSAMKCGLLPISPEALSLGEVAYHDYHGILVDEEETTLIQRNLGPNSKVLILRNHGLVSVGETVEEAFYYIHNLVTACEIQVRTLASAGGPDNLVMLDPGKYKARPRVPEPAGDGSSSHPKWQVGEQEFEALMRMLDNLGYRTGYPYRCPALRDKAKKYSDVEIASSAHGGYSYGEDSDSGARSPLKHSFQRGQRDKNRWLNAGGRPDEPYEDGPDGSSPKSKPKWTKEDGLRQAAAVNQFIPMNTNPKEVLEMRNKIREQNLQDIKTAGPQSQVLCAGTVVERSFNQGELVTASKAIIEKEYQPKVIVSKQGPNPFTKLTDQELEEYRKEVEQKQKGSEVQGRDGNREGSASSVPYPEPETLPRGQDSVSTPLQSAADSPSLHKAPPTTATPASPASYQCPPSLGLSGGAEPALGGADSAGAVLDEVFPTEDELLSAPDSPHKEFHCAVLRALSKETSMVEAPLADQAADPEELVEPEEEPKGQKPTTTPPSTPVRAEEDESFTRVQMSQGTALVKISLFK, encoded by the exons ATGAACGGCGAGTCAGGTGCCGGGGTGGTGACGGCCCCCCCTCCCACCACAGCCCCCCACAAGGAGAGATACTTCGACCGGGTGGATGAGAGCAGTCCGGAGTaccagagggagagaaacatgGCACCCGACCTGCGGCAGGACTTCAACAtgatggagcagaggaagagggtcTCCATGATACTACAGAGCCCG GCATTCTGCGATGAGCTGGAGACAATGATCCAGGATCAGCTGAAGAAGGGGAAGACGCCCACTAGCCTGTTGGCTCTGCAGCAGATCGCAGACTTCATGACCACCAGCATGCCTTCCATGTATCCCGCTGCACCACAAGGAGGCATGGCGGCGCTCAACATGA gtttgGGTATGGTGACTCCAGTGAATGATCTGCGTGGCTCAGACTCTATTTCCTACGAGAAAGGCGAGAAGCTGCTTCGTTGCAAGCTGGCTGCCTTTTATCGGCTCGCTGATTTGTTCGGCTGGTCGGAGCTCATCTACAACCACCTCACA GTCAGGGTGAACTCAGACCAGGAGCGCTTCCTCATCGTCCCTTTTGGGCTCCTGTACAGTGAAGTCACTGCCTCCAGTCTG GTGAAGATAAACCTTCAGAGTGAGATAGTGGACCGGGGCAGCACCAATCTCGGGGTCAACCAGGCTGGCTTCACCCTCCACTCTGCCATCTACGCCTCACGGCCCGATGTCAAGTGTATTGTTCATGTACACACACCCGCGGGTGCTGCG gtgtcAGCCATGAAATGCGGCCTGTTGCCCATCTCACCTGAAGCGCTGTCCCTGGGTGAGGTGGCCTATCATGACTACCACGGCATACTGGTGGATGAGGAAGAAACTACTCTCATACAGAGGAACCTTGGGCCTAACAGCAAG GTGTTGATCCTGAGGAACCATGGCTTGGTGTCTGTAGGCGAAACAGTGGAGGAAGCTTTCTATTACATCCACAATCTGGTCACTGCCTGTGAGATCCAG GTGCGAACACTGGCCAGCGCTGGAGGGCCCGATAACCTAGTGATGCTGGATCCGGGGAAATACAAGGCACGCCCACGGGTCCCGGAGCCAGCTGGTGACGGGTCCTCTTCACACCCCAAGTGGCAAGTCGGGGAGCAGGAGTTTGAGGCTCTCATGAGAATGCTCGACAACTTG GGCTACAGGACGGGCTACCCTTACCGCTGCCCGGCATTGCGAGACAAAGCTAAAAAGTACAGTGATGTGGAGATCGCTTCCTCTGCCCACGGTGGTTACTCATACGGCGAGGACAGTGACTCAGGCGCTCGCTCCCCGCTGAAACACAGCTTCCAGCGCGGCCAGCGCGACAAGAACCGCTGGCTTAATGCCGGCGGCCGGCCCGACGAGCCCTACGAGGACGGGCCCGACGGCAGCAGCCCCAAGTCGAAGCCTAAG TGGACAAAGGAAGACGGGCTCCGCCAGGCTGCCGCAGTCAATCAGTTCATCCCAATGAACACAAACCCAAAAGAAGTCCTGGAAATGAGGAATAAG ATCCGTGAGCAGAACCTGCAGGACATAAAGACAGCGGGGCCCCAGTCTCAGGTTTTGTGTGCTGGCACCGTGGTGGAACGCTCCTTTAACCAG GGGGAGCTAGTGACCGCGTCCAAAGCCATCATCGAAAAGGAGTACCAGCCCAAGGTTATTGTCAGCAAGCAGGGTCCAAACCCCTTCACCAAGCTCACCGACCAGGAGCTGGAGGAATACCGCAAGGAGgtggagcagaaacagaaagggTCTGAAG TGCAGGGACGAGACGGTAATAGGGAGGGATCAGCCTCCAGCGTACCCTATCCAGAGCCTGAAACGCTACCAAGGGGTCAAGACAGCGTCTCCACacctctgcagtctgcagctgatTCACCCAGCTTACACAAAGCTCCGCCTACAACTGCCACACCTGCTTCACCAGCCTCTTATCAGTGCCCTCCGTCCCTCGGCCTCTCCGGCGGGGCTGAGCCAGCGCTGGGCGGCGCAGACTCTGCGGGGGCGGTTCTAGATGAAGTTTTTCCGACTGAGGATGAGCTTCTTTCGGCTCCAGATTCACCACATAAGGAGTTCCACTGCGCCGTGCTGCGAGCCCTCAGCAAGGAGACATCAATGGTAGAGGCGCCTCTGGCAGATCAGGCTGCAG ACCCAGAGGAGCTAGTAGAGCCCGAGGAGGAGCCCAAAGGCCAGAAACCCACCACCACGCCACCCAGCACCCcagtcagagcagaggaag atgAGTCCTTTACCAG GGTGCAAATGAGCCAGGGAACTGCACTCGTTAAGATTTCCCTGTTTAAATGA
- the add1 gene encoding alpha-adducin isoform X10: MNGESGAGVVTAPPPTTAPHKERYFDRVDESSPEYQRERNMAPDLRQDFNMMEQRKRVSMILQSPAFCDELETMIQDQLKKGKTPTSLLALQQIADFMTTSMPSMYPAAPQGGMAALNMSLGMVTPVNDLRGSDSISYEKGEKLLRCKLAAFYRLADLFGWSELIYNHLTVRVNSDQERFLIVPFGLLYSEVTASSLVKINLQSEIVDRGSTNLGVNQAGFTLHSAIYASRPDVKCIVHVHTPAGAAVSAMKCGLLPISPEALSLGEVAYHDYHGILVDEEETTLIQRNLGPNSKVLILRNHGLVSVGETVEEAFYYIHNLVTACEIQVRTLASAGGPDNLVMLDPGKYKARPRVPEPAGDGSSSHPKWQVGEQEFEALMRMLDNLGYRTGYPYRCPALRDKAKKYSDVEIASSAHGGYSYGEDSDSGARSPLKHSFQRGQRDKNRWLNAGGRPDEPYEDGPDGSSPKSKPKWTKEDGLRQAAAVNQFIPMNTNPKEVLEMRNKIREQNLQDIKTAGPQSQVLCAGTVVERSFNQGELVTASKAIIEKEYQPKVIVSKQGPNPFTKLTDQELEEYRKEVEQKQKGSEDPEELVEPEEEPKGQKPTTTPPSTPVRAEEGCK, encoded by the exons ATGAACGGCGAGTCAGGTGCCGGGGTGGTGACGGCCCCCCCTCCCACCACAGCCCCCCACAAGGAGAGATACTTCGACCGGGTGGATGAGAGCAGTCCGGAGTaccagagggagagaaacatgGCACCCGACCTGCGGCAGGACTTCAACAtgatggagcagaggaagagggtcTCCATGATACTACAGAGCCCG GCATTCTGCGATGAGCTGGAGACAATGATCCAGGATCAGCTGAAGAAGGGGAAGACGCCCACTAGCCTGTTGGCTCTGCAGCAGATCGCAGACTTCATGACCACCAGCATGCCTTCCATGTATCCCGCTGCACCACAAGGAGGCATGGCGGCGCTCAACATGA gtttgGGTATGGTGACTCCAGTGAATGATCTGCGTGGCTCAGACTCTATTTCCTACGAGAAAGGCGAGAAGCTGCTTCGTTGCAAGCTGGCTGCCTTTTATCGGCTCGCTGATTTGTTCGGCTGGTCGGAGCTCATCTACAACCACCTCACA GTCAGGGTGAACTCAGACCAGGAGCGCTTCCTCATCGTCCCTTTTGGGCTCCTGTACAGTGAAGTCACTGCCTCCAGTCTG GTGAAGATAAACCTTCAGAGTGAGATAGTGGACCGGGGCAGCACCAATCTCGGGGTCAACCAGGCTGGCTTCACCCTCCACTCTGCCATCTACGCCTCACGGCCCGATGTCAAGTGTATTGTTCATGTACACACACCCGCGGGTGCTGCG gtgtcAGCCATGAAATGCGGCCTGTTGCCCATCTCACCTGAAGCGCTGTCCCTGGGTGAGGTGGCCTATCATGACTACCACGGCATACTGGTGGATGAGGAAGAAACTACTCTCATACAGAGGAACCTTGGGCCTAACAGCAAG GTGTTGATCCTGAGGAACCATGGCTTGGTGTCTGTAGGCGAAACAGTGGAGGAAGCTTTCTATTACATCCACAATCTGGTCACTGCCTGTGAGATCCAG GTGCGAACACTGGCCAGCGCTGGAGGGCCCGATAACCTAGTGATGCTGGATCCGGGGAAATACAAGGCACGCCCACGGGTCCCGGAGCCAGCTGGTGACGGGTCCTCTTCACACCCCAAGTGGCAAGTCGGGGAGCAGGAGTTTGAGGCTCTCATGAGAATGCTCGACAACTTG GGCTACAGGACGGGCTACCCTTACCGCTGCCCGGCATTGCGAGACAAAGCTAAAAAGTACAGTGATGTGGAGATCGCTTCCTCTGCCCACGGTGGTTACTCATACGGCGAGGACAGTGACTCAGGCGCTCGCTCCCCGCTGAAACACAGCTTCCAGCGCGGCCAGCGCGACAAGAACCGCTGGCTTAATGCCGGCGGCCGGCCCGACGAGCCCTACGAGGACGGGCCCGACGGCAGCAGCCCCAAGTCGAAGCCTAAG TGGACAAAGGAAGACGGGCTCCGCCAGGCTGCCGCAGTCAATCAGTTCATCCCAATGAACACAAACCCAAAAGAAGTCCTGGAAATGAGGAATAAG ATCCGTGAGCAGAACCTGCAGGACATAAAGACAGCGGGGCCCCAGTCTCAGGTTTTGTGTGCTGGCACCGTGGTGGAACGCTCCTTTAACCAG GGGGAGCTAGTGACCGCGTCCAAAGCCATCATCGAAAAGGAGTACCAGCCCAAGGTTATTGTCAGCAAGCAGGGTCCAAACCCCTTCACCAAGCTCACCGACCAGGAGCTGGAGGAATACCGCAAGGAGgtggagcagaaacagaaagggTCTGAAG ACCCAGAGGAGCTAGTAGAGCCCGAGGAGGAGCCCAAAGGCCAGAAACCCACCACCACGCCACCCAGCACCCcagtcagagcagaggaag GGTGCAAATGA
- the add1 gene encoding alpha-adducin isoform X6, with translation MNGESGAGVVTAPPPTTAPHKERYFDRVDESSPEYQRERNMAPDLRQDFNMMEQRKRVSMILQSPAFCDELETMIQDQLKKGKTPTSLLALQQIADFMTTSMPSMYPAAPQGGMAALNMSLGMVTPVNDLRGSDSISYEKGEKLLRCKLAAFYRLADLFGWSELIYNHLTVRVNSDQERFLIVPFGLLYSEVTASSLVKINLQSEIVDRGSTNLGVNQAGFTLHSAIYASRPDVKCIVHVHTPAGAAVSAMKCGLLPISPEALSLGEVAYHDYHGILVDEEETTLIQRNLGPNSKVLILRNHGLVSVGETVEEAFYYIHNLVTACEIQVRTLASAGGPDNLVMLDPGKYKARPRVPEPAGDGSSSHPKWQVGEQEFEALMRMLDNLGYRTGYPYRCPALRDKAKKYSDVEIASSAHGGYSYGEDSDSGARSPLKHSFQRGQRDKNRWLNAGGRPDEPYEDGPDGSSPKSKPKWTKEDGLRQAAAVNQFIPMNTNPKEVLEMRNKIREQNLQDIKTAGPQSQVLCAGTVVERSFNQGELVTASKAIIEKEYQPKVIVSKQGPNPFTKLTDQELEEYRKEVEQKQKGSEVQGRDGNREGSASSVPYPEPETLPRGQDSVSTPLQSAADSPSLHKAPPTTATPASPASYQCPPSLGLSGGAEPALGGADSAGAVLDEVFPTEDELLSAPDSPHKEFHCAVLRALSKETSMVEAPLADQAADPEELVEPEEEPKGQKPTTTPPSTPVRAEEGCK, from the exons ATGAACGGCGAGTCAGGTGCCGGGGTGGTGACGGCCCCCCCTCCCACCACAGCCCCCCACAAGGAGAGATACTTCGACCGGGTGGATGAGAGCAGTCCGGAGTaccagagggagagaaacatgGCACCCGACCTGCGGCAGGACTTCAACAtgatggagcagaggaagagggtcTCCATGATACTACAGAGCCCG GCATTCTGCGATGAGCTGGAGACAATGATCCAGGATCAGCTGAAGAAGGGGAAGACGCCCACTAGCCTGTTGGCTCTGCAGCAGATCGCAGACTTCATGACCACCAGCATGCCTTCCATGTATCCCGCTGCACCACAAGGAGGCATGGCGGCGCTCAACATGA gtttgGGTATGGTGACTCCAGTGAATGATCTGCGTGGCTCAGACTCTATTTCCTACGAGAAAGGCGAGAAGCTGCTTCGTTGCAAGCTGGCTGCCTTTTATCGGCTCGCTGATTTGTTCGGCTGGTCGGAGCTCATCTACAACCACCTCACA GTCAGGGTGAACTCAGACCAGGAGCGCTTCCTCATCGTCCCTTTTGGGCTCCTGTACAGTGAAGTCACTGCCTCCAGTCTG GTGAAGATAAACCTTCAGAGTGAGATAGTGGACCGGGGCAGCACCAATCTCGGGGTCAACCAGGCTGGCTTCACCCTCCACTCTGCCATCTACGCCTCACGGCCCGATGTCAAGTGTATTGTTCATGTACACACACCCGCGGGTGCTGCG gtgtcAGCCATGAAATGCGGCCTGTTGCCCATCTCACCTGAAGCGCTGTCCCTGGGTGAGGTGGCCTATCATGACTACCACGGCATACTGGTGGATGAGGAAGAAACTACTCTCATACAGAGGAACCTTGGGCCTAACAGCAAG GTGTTGATCCTGAGGAACCATGGCTTGGTGTCTGTAGGCGAAACAGTGGAGGAAGCTTTCTATTACATCCACAATCTGGTCACTGCCTGTGAGATCCAG GTGCGAACACTGGCCAGCGCTGGAGGGCCCGATAACCTAGTGATGCTGGATCCGGGGAAATACAAGGCACGCCCACGGGTCCCGGAGCCAGCTGGTGACGGGTCCTCTTCACACCCCAAGTGGCAAGTCGGGGAGCAGGAGTTTGAGGCTCTCATGAGAATGCTCGACAACTTG GGCTACAGGACGGGCTACCCTTACCGCTGCCCGGCATTGCGAGACAAAGCTAAAAAGTACAGTGATGTGGAGATCGCTTCCTCTGCCCACGGTGGTTACTCATACGGCGAGGACAGTGACTCAGGCGCTCGCTCCCCGCTGAAACACAGCTTCCAGCGCGGCCAGCGCGACAAGAACCGCTGGCTTAATGCCGGCGGCCGGCCCGACGAGCCCTACGAGGACGGGCCCGACGGCAGCAGCCCCAAGTCGAAGCCTAAG TGGACAAAGGAAGACGGGCTCCGCCAGGCTGCCGCAGTCAATCAGTTCATCCCAATGAACACAAACCCAAAAGAAGTCCTGGAAATGAGGAATAAG ATCCGTGAGCAGAACCTGCAGGACATAAAGACAGCGGGGCCCCAGTCTCAGGTTTTGTGTGCTGGCACCGTGGTGGAACGCTCCTTTAACCAG GGGGAGCTAGTGACCGCGTCCAAAGCCATCATCGAAAAGGAGTACCAGCCCAAGGTTATTGTCAGCAAGCAGGGTCCAAACCCCTTCACCAAGCTCACCGACCAGGAGCTGGAGGAATACCGCAAGGAGgtggagcagaaacagaaagggTCTGAAG TGCAGGGACGAGACGGTAATAGGGAGGGATCAGCCTCCAGCGTACCCTATCCAGAGCCTGAAACGCTACCAAGGGGTCAAGACAGCGTCTCCACacctctgcagtctgcagctgatTCACCCAGCTTACACAAAGCTCCGCCTACAACTGCCACACCTGCTTCACCAGCCTCTTATCAGTGCCCTCCGTCCCTCGGCCTCTCCGGCGGGGCTGAGCCAGCGCTGGGCGGCGCAGACTCTGCGGGGGCGGTTCTAGATGAAGTTTTTCCGACTGAGGATGAGCTTCTTTCGGCTCCAGATTCACCACATAAGGAGTTCCACTGCGCCGTGCTGCGAGCCCTCAGCAAGGAGACATCAATGGTAGAGGCGCCTCTGGCAGATCAGGCTGCAG ACCCAGAGGAGCTAGTAGAGCCCGAGGAGGAGCCCAAAGGCCAGAAACCCACCACCACGCCACCCAGCACCCcagtcagagcagaggaag GGTGCAAATGA
- the add1 gene encoding alpha-adducin isoform X5: MNGESGAGVVTAPPPTTAPHKERYFDRVDESSPEYQRERNMAPDLRQDFNMMEQRKRVSMILQSPAFCDELETMIQDQLKKGKTPTSLLALQQIADFMTTSMPSMYPAAPQGGMAALNMSLGMVTPVNDLRGSDSISYEKGEKLLRCKLAAFYRLADLFGWSELIYNHLTVRVNSDQERFLIVPFGLLYSEVTASSLVKINLQSEIVDRGSTNLGVNQAGFTLHSAIYASRPDVKCIVHVHTPAGAAVSAMKCGLLPISPEALSLGEVAYHDYHGILVDEEETTLIQRNLGPNSKVLILRNHGLVSVGETVEEAFYYIHNLVTACEIQVRTLASAGGPDNLVMLDPGKYKARPRVPEPAGDGSSSHPKWQVGEQEFEALMRMLDNLGYRTGYPYRCPALRDKAKKYSDVEIASSAHGGYSYGEDSDSGARSPLKHSFQRGQRDKNRWLNAGGRPDEPYEDGPDGSSPKSKPKWTKEDGLRQAAAVNQFIPMNTNPKEVLEMRNKIREQNLQDIKTAGPQSQVLCAGTVVERSFNQGELVTASKAIIEKEYQPKVIVSKQGPNPFTKLTDQELEEYRKEVEQKQKGSEVQGRDGNREGSASSVPYPEPETLPRGQDSVSTPLQSAADSPSLHKAPPTTATPASPASYQCPPSLGLSGGAEPALGGADSAGAVLDEVFPTEDELLSAPDSPHKEFHCAVLRALSKETSMVEAPLADQAADPEELVEPEEEPKGQKPTTTPPSTPVRAEEGDGNTKEYLLP, translated from the exons ATGAACGGCGAGTCAGGTGCCGGGGTGGTGACGGCCCCCCCTCCCACCACAGCCCCCCACAAGGAGAGATACTTCGACCGGGTGGATGAGAGCAGTCCGGAGTaccagagggagagaaacatgGCACCCGACCTGCGGCAGGACTTCAACAtgatggagcagaggaagagggtcTCCATGATACTACAGAGCCCG GCATTCTGCGATGAGCTGGAGACAATGATCCAGGATCAGCTGAAGAAGGGGAAGACGCCCACTAGCCTGTTGGCTCTGCAGCAGATCGCAGACTTCATGACCACCAGCATGCCTTCCATGTATCCCGCTGCACCACAAGGAGGCATGGCGGCGCTCAACATGA gtttgGGTATGGTGACTCCAGTGAATGATCTGCGTGGCTCAGACTCTATTTCCTACGAGAAAGGCGAGAAGCTGCTTCGTTGCAAGCTGGCTGCCTTTTATCGGCTCGCTGATTTGTTCGGCTGGTCGGAGCTCATCTACAACCACCTCACA GTCAGGGTGAACTCAGACCAGGAGCGCTTCCTCATCGTCCCTTTTGGGCTCCTGTACAGTGAAGTCACTGCCTCCAGTCTG GTGAAGATAAACCTTCAGAGTGAGATAGTGGACCGGGGCAGCACCAATCTCGGGGTCAACCAGGCTGGCTTCACCCTCCACTCTGCCATCTACGCCTCACGGCCCGATGTCAAGTGTATTGTTCATGTACACACACCCGCGGGTGCTGCG gtgtcAGCCATGAAATGCGGCCTGTTGCCCATCTCACCTGAAGCGCTGTCCCTGGGTGAGGTGGCCTATCATGACTACCACGGCATACTGGTGGATGAGGAAGAAACTACTCTCATACAGAGGAACCTTGGGCCTAACAGCAAG GTGTTGATCCTGAGGAACCATGGCTTGGTGTCTGTAGGCGAAACAGTGGAGGAAGCTTTCTATTACATCCACAATCTGGTCACTGCCTGTGAGATCCAG GTGCGAACACTGGCCAGCGCTGGAGGGCCCGATAACCTAGTGATGCTGGATCCGGGGAAATACAAGGCACGCCCACGGGTCCCGGAGCCAGCTGGTGACGGGTCCTCTTCACACCCCAAGTGGCAAGTCGGGGAGCAGGAGTTTGAGGCTCTCATGAGAATGCTCGACAACTTG GGCTACAGGACGGGCTACCCTTACCGCTGCCCGGCATTGCGAGACAAAGCTAAAAAGTACAGTGATGTGGAGATCGCTTCCTCTGCCCACGGTGGTTACTCATACGGCGAGGACAGTGACTCAGGCGCTCGCTCCCCGCTGAAACACAGCTTCCAGCGCGGCCAGCGCGACAAGAACCGCTGGCTTAATGCCGGCGGCCGGCCCGACGAGCCCTACGAGGACGGGCCCGACGGCAGCAGCCCCAAGTCGAAGCCTAAG TGGACAAAGGAAGACGGGCTCCGCCAGGCTGCCGCAGTCAATCAGTTCATCCCAATGAACACAAACCCAAAAGAAGTCCTGGAAATGAGGAATAAG ATCCGTGAGCAGAACCTGCAGGACATAAAGACAGCGGGGCCCCAGTCTCAGGTTTTGTGTGCTGGCACCGTGGTGGAACGCTCCTTTAACCAG GGGGAGCTAGTGACCGCGTCCAAAGCCATCATCGAAAAGGAGTACCAGCCCAAGGTTATTGTCAGCAAGCAGGGTCCAAACCCCTTCACCAAGCTCACCGACCAGGAGCTGGAGGAATACCGCAAGGAGgtggagcagaaacagaaagggTCTGAAG TGCAGGGACGAGACGGTAATAGGGAGGGATCAGCCTCCAGCGTACCCTATCCAGAGCCTGAAACGCTACCAAGGGGTCAAGACAGCGTCTCCACacctctgcagtctgcagctgatTCACCCAGCTTACACAAAGCTCCGCCTACAACTGCCACACCTGCTTCACCAGCCTCTTATCAGTGCCCTCCGTCCCTCGGCCTCTCCGGCGGGGCTGAGCCAGCGCTGGGCGGCGCAGACTCTGCGGGGGCGGTTCTAGATGAAGTTTTTCCGACTGAGGATGAGCTTCTTTCGGCTCCAGATTCACCACATAAGGAGTTCCACTGCGCCGTGCTGCGAGCCCTCAGCAAGGAGACATCAATGGTAGAGGCGCCTCTGGCAGATCAGGCTGCAG ACCCAGAGGAGCTAGTAGAGCCCGAGGAGGAGCCCAAAGGCCAGAAACCCACCACCACGCCACCCAGCACCCcagtcagagcagaggaag GAGATGGAAATACAAAAGAGTACCTGTTACCATAG